The DNA region GCCACTTATGATGCGGCTAAAGCCGATTATGAAAGGGCGGTTCAGTTAATTGGCAAGGGTGCTATTGCCCGGGCAGATGTTGATAACCTGAAAGCCAAATTAAGCACTGCGACGGCACAACTGGAGACTGCGCGCCATGAGAAGGCTCATACCCGGCTGCGGGCGCCTTTCAATGGTCAGATTGCCAAAGTGTATGTGGATAACTACGAGGAAGTGTCGGCGAAACAGGACGTAGTAGCGTTGCACGATCTGTCGTCACTACTGATCAAGGTGGAGATGCCTGAGAGTGTGATTGTGAATGCTCAGGAAGAACGGCAGCCTCTGCGATATAGCGCACGCTTTGATGGTCTCGGAGATAAGGTATTTCCTCTGCAATTGTCGGCATTTGCCGCCCTGGCTGATGATAGCAGCCAGACTTATACCGTTACCTTCATGCTGTCTGACCGGCTTGGCAGCCGGATCTTACCCGGTATGAGTGCCAGCGTGATGATAAAGCAGATGGTGCCAGCGGGCGACTGGCTGGTGATACCGGCTCACTCGGTGCAGGAAGACAACGATGGACGTTTTGTTTATGTGGTTGAAGCTGCAGAGGCCGGTGTGGGAGTGGTATTTCGGCGTCCGGTGCAGACCGGCCGGTTGCTGGCTTCAGGTATTGAAGTGACTTCAGGTCTTGTCGCAGGAGAGCGGCTCGTCACAGCTGGTATGAGCCAGATGGCAGAAGGCATGCGGGTAAAATGGATGGAGGGGGGGCAATGATGTCTTTAACCCGTGTTGCCATAGAGAATAACCGAACGACATTGGTTTTGTTGTTGGTATTGGTTCTGTCGGGCTTGCAGGCTTATCAGAACCTCCCGAGGGCCTATGATCCGGGTTTTGTTATACGTGTTGCCAAGGTGGTTACCCAGTTCCCCGGCGCCAGCCCTGAAAGAGTTGAGACTCTGATTACGGACAAAATTGAAAAAGCGGTTCGGGAAATTCCGGAGCTGGATTATGTCAGGAGCTCATCCCGGACCGGAACGTCGATTGTCACCGTTAATATTCAGGAGCGCTATACCGATATGCGTCCGATATGGGGCAGCCTGCGACGTAAAATGGAAGACATTGTCAGTGAGATGCCTGAGGGGGCCATTGGACCCATTGTCAATGATGAATTTGGTGAGGTTTTCGGGGTTATGGTGACCCTGACTGGTGTGGACTTTTCTTACAGCGAGTTAAAAACCATTGCTGACGAAGTCCGTGATGAGTTCCTGCGGTTGCCGGAAGTCGCCAAGGTAGAGATATACGGTGCGCAGGAAGAACGGATTTTTATTCGCTATGACAATGACCACCTTGGGCAGCTGGGCTTGTCGCCAGGGTTTCTGGCGCAGCAGCTGAGCAGCCGGAATATTGTTGTTCCCGGTGGTGCCGTCAATTTGCACCATGAGCGTATTGAGCTGGAACCGACCGGCAATTTTGAAAGTGTTAACGACATTCGTCAGACAGTTATTCCATTACCGGTTAGCGACAGGGCTTTATATCTGGAAGATGTCGCCACGGTTGAGCGAGGCTATGTTGATCCTGTCCGAAGCCTTGTTAAAGCGTCTGGTGTCCCTGCTCTGGCTTTAGGTATTGCCATGGGTGAGGGAGGAAATAATATAAAGCTGGGACATCAGGTTAAAACAGCCATGGCGCAGTTGCGGCAGACCTACCCGGTCGGCATTGATTTCGAGCTGATGCATTTTTCGCCCGGAGAAGTGGAACACAAGGTTAATGATTTTGTCTCTAACCTGATTCAGGCAGTGCTGGTGGTTTCGGCGGTCATGCTGCTCAGCCTTGGACCCCGAACCGGGTTAATTGTTGCCACTCTGATTCCAGCCAGTATGATTGCTGCGATTCTGGTCATGTCACTGGTGGGTATAGGCCTTGACCAGATTTCATTGGCGGCGCTGATTATTGCCCTGGGAATGCTGGTGGACAATGGCATTGTGATGGCTGAGAACACCATGGTTCAGATGCAGGCGGGGAAGCAGCCGGTTCAGGCTGCGGTTGACTCGGCAGGGGAATTAAAAATTCCACTGCTGACGTCTTCATTAACGACAGCGGCTGCATTTTTGCCGATTTATCTGGCAGAGTCTGCAGTGGGTGAGTTTACCGCCTCCCTGTTCCTGGTGGTGACCATCACGCTGCTGTGTTCCTGGGTGTTGTCACTGAGTCTGATCCCTTTGTTATGTGTAATGTTCCTGGAGGTTAAGCCGCAGCAGGCGGATTATACGAAGGGTATTTATGACTATTACCGTCGTCTGCTGGAAAAATTACTAGCTCACCGTCTGCTCACCCTCAGTGCGGTGATTCTGGTGTTTACAGTCGTGATAAATGCGTTTCAGTATGTGCCGAAAATTTTCTTTCCCGCCTCGGACCGCCTGTACTTTAAAACCGAGTTGCAGCTTCCTCCGGGAACCCGCATTGACAGGACGCTGGCAGTAGTGAATGAGCTGGATCGCTATATTGCTGATGAGCTGGCCGTTTCCGGGGAACGACATGAAGGAGTCACCAGCTGGGTCAGTCACATTGGTTCCGGCGGTTCACGTTTTGTCCTTCAGCACAGCCCGGAGCCAGCCCGCTCCAACTACGCCCTTATGATCCTGAATACCAGTTCAGACTGGGTTATTGATGAGATGATGCAAAAACTGGACGCATTTGGTTTTGAACAGTTTCCAGACCTGCAGGTTAACAGCCGCAGGGTAGAAAGCGGCGTTTCCATTAAAAACCCGGTGGAAGTGCGTCTCTATGGGCGGGAAACCGACCAGCTGTTTCGGCTGGTACGGCAGGTTAAAGAACAGATGTCTGAAATTCCGGGTCTGAAGGCAATAGGTGATGACTGGGGGCCGCGTATTAAAAAACTGCAGGTGGTCATAAACCAGCCCAGAGCATTGCGGGCAGGCGTTACGAGCCAGGATGTTGCCATGTCTCTGCAAACCGGTCTGAGCGGTCTGGAGCTGACCCAGTTCCGTGATGGAAACGAGGTCATTCCTGTTATCTTACGAAGTACTGAAGGTGACAGTCAGGATATTGGTAAGCTGGAATCGTTATCTGTCTTTGTTCAGTCAACGGGGAAAACGGTGCCGCTGAAGCAGGTGGCAGATATTAAAATGGTGTGGCAGCCGGGCGAAATTCTTCGCCGGGATGGTCTCAAGACAGTGTCCGTGTTTGCCCGGCTTGATGGTAGCATGACTGCCGCAGAAGCCTTTGCTGAGTTAATGCCCTGGCTGCAACAGCAGCAGAAAATCTGGCCTGCAGGCTACCGTTTTGAACTGGGAGGTGAAGCTGAGAGTTCCGGAAAAGCCAACGCTGCCATTGCCGCAAAAATGCCTCTGGCGGCTTTTGTCATACTGATTCTGCTGGTGGCGCAGTTCAACTCCGTTCGTAAACCAATCATTATTCTGATGACCATACCCCTGGGAATGATAGGTGTAATTTCCGGTCTGCTGGTTGCCCGGTCATTCTTTAGTTTCATGACATTGCTGGGGGTTATTTCGCTGGCGGGTATTGTTATCAATAATGCCATTGTGCTACTTGAACGTATAAAGTTTGAGCAGGAACAGAACCGGTTACCAATGCAGGAAGCCATTGTCGTCGCCTCCCAGCGTCGTTTAAGGCCCATTTTGCTGACGACCGCCACCACAGTGCTGGGCATGGTTCCGCTTTATCTGGGGGGTGGGTTGATGTGGGAGCCTATGGCTGTGGCAATTATCGCAGGCTTGCTGTTTTCGACGTTGTTGACGCTGGGTGTTGTACCAGTACTGTATTCACTGCTGTTCAGCAAGCCGGAATGGCCCATCAAACTGCCACCAGAGACAACCAGTTCGCAATGAATCAGCTCCGGTTTTAAACGACCGGAGCTGTGCGGCTTCAGTTGCTTTGTTTTCCGGGCAGGAAATCCTGGATTGTTTTTTCATCGACTATTATTGAGGTAATATTCACAACTGCGAACGTATTGAGCCATGACTGAAGTTCTGCTTGCGACTTTTACCGGATTTATTGTTGGGCTTATCTTCAGCTTCTTAAAATTACCCATACCAGCGCCGCCAGTGTTGTCCGGTGTAATGGGTATTGTCGGTGTCTATCTGGGGCATGAGGCTTTTCAGTTGTTGATGAAGCATCTGGCGTCCTGATTTATAAGTACACCTTCTCCCGGGCGGCAAGACCTAAAACGATTGTTTAAAATGGTTCAGCCCATTAAACTGCGCGTTTGGATTTGTTTCGAGCGTTGACAGAATGGCAGAGTCGAACCGGCAGCTCACATCTTGGTTAATTATTCTCGCAGTACTGGCTGTGCATCTGGCACTGGCCTCGGGGCTTCCTCTGGGCGTTGATGAAGCCCACTATACCTTGTACGCCCTGCACCCTGACCTGAGTTACTTTGATCACCCGCCAATGGTTGGCTGGTTGCAGCTGCTGATTGCGCCTCTTGGGTATAGCGAGTTTACCGTTCGACTGATCCCCGCACTGTTGTATGCGCTGTCCAGTATCCTGGTTCTGCGTCTTGGCAAAACGCTGTTTAATGATGAGTCTGGAAGAACAGGGCTGGTTGCCGTCTTTCTGCTGAATACTGCCCCGATTCTTCAACTGATGGGCTGGGGGATGGTGCCTGACCTGCCGTTGATGGTGGTGGCATTGCTGGCGATTGACGTTACCTGGCGGATTTATCAGCGCAATCAGTTGACAGACTGGCTGCTGCTTGGCGTTTTGTACGGTTTTGCCGGTCTGTCAAAGTACACTGCGCTGTTTCTGCCCATTGGGCTGGTCGGCTTTCTGTTCCAGTACCAGGGGTTGCGCTGGTTGCGACAGCCTGGTCCGTGGCTGGCAGCGGTTATTGCGTTTGTCCTGATCTCTCCGGTACTGATCTGGAATGTCCGGCACGACTGGGCATCCTTTGCTTATCAGCTGGACCGGGGTATAGAAGTCAGTGTCTGGTCCCTGAAAGACGCTCTGGGTATGCAGGTTGGCCAGATGCTGTTGTACAGCCTGCTCGCTTATGTAGTCGGCATTGCTGTTGTGATCAGTGTTCTGCGTGGTCGCTTTCCAAAGGAACACAGGGCGGCAGCCTGGCTGATTATCTGGAGTGCCTGGCCCGGTCTGCTGGTGGTGGCTTATTCGGCTGGTGGTGACGCGGTATTACCGAACTGGCCAGCGATGATGTG from Endozoicomonas sp. NE40 includes:
- a CDS encoding efflux RND transporter permease subunit is translated as MMSLTRVAIENNRTTLVLLLVLVLSGLQAYQNLPRAYDPGFVIRVAKVVTQFPGASPERVETLITDKIEKAVREIPELDYVRSSSRTGTSIVTVNIQERYTDMRPIWGSLRRKMEDIVSEMPEGAIGPIVNDEFGEVFGVMVTLTGVDFSYSELKTIADEVRDEFLRLPEVAKVEIYGAQEERIFIRYDNDHLGQLGLSPGFLAQQLSSRNIVVPGGAVNLHHERIELEPTGNFESVNDIRQTVIPLPVSDRALYLEDVATVERGYVDPVRSLVKASGVPALALGIAMGEGGNNIKLGHQVKTAMAQLRQTYPVGIDFELMHFSPGEVEHKVNDFVSNLIQAVLVVSAVMLLSLGPRTGLIVATLIPASMIAAILVMSLVGIGLDQISLAALIIALGMLVDNGIVMAENTMVQMQAGKQPVQAAVDSAGELKIPLLTSSLTTAAAFLPIYLAESAVGEFTASLFLVVTITLLCSWVLSLSLIPLLCVMFLEVKPQQADYTKGIYDYYRRLLEKLLAHRLLTLSAVILVFTVVINAFQYVPKIFFPASDRLYFKTELQLPPGTRIDRTLAVVNELDRYIADELAVSGERHEGVTSWVSHIGSGGSRFVLQHSPEPARSNYALMILNTSSDWVIDEMMQKLDAFGFEQFPDLQVNSRRVESGVSIKNPVEVRLYGRETDQLFRLVRQVKEQMSEIPGLKAIGDDWGPRIKKLQVVINQPRALRAGVTSQDVAMSLQTGLSGLELTQFRDGNEVIPVILRSTEGDSQDIGKLESLSVFVQSTGKTVPLKQVADIKMVWQPGEILRRDGLKTVSVFARLDGSMTAAEAFAELMPWLQQQQKIWPAGYRFELGGEAESSGKANAAIAAKMPLAAFVILILLVAQFNSVRKPIIILMTIPLGMIGVISGLLVARSFFSFMTLLGVISLAGIVINNAIVLLERIKFEQEQNRLPMQEAIVVASQRRLRPILLTTATTVLGMVPLYLGGGLMWEPMAVAIIAGLLFSTLLTLGVVPVLYSLLFSKPEWPIKLPPETTSSQ
- a CDS encoding XapX domain-containing protein, coding for MTEVLLATFTGFIVGLIFSFLKLPIPAPPVLSGVMGIVGVYLGHEAFQLLMKHLAS
- a CDS encoding ArnT family glycosyltransferase, whose amino-acid sequence is MAESNRQLTSWLIILAVLAVHLALASGLPLGVDEAHYTLYALHPDLSYFDHPPMVGWLQLLIAPLGYSEFTVRLIPALLYALSSILVLRLGKTLFNDESGRTGLVAVFLLNTAPILQLMGWGMVPDLPLMVVALLAIDVTWRIYQRNQLTDWLLLGVLYGFAGLSKYTALFLPIGLVGFLFQYQGLRWLRQPGPWLAAVIAFVLISPVLIWNVRHDWASFAYQLDRGIEVSVWSLKDALGMQVGQMLLYSLLAYVVGIAVVISVLRGRFPKEHRAAAWLIIWSAWPGLLVVAYSAGGDAVLPNWPAMMWTVLAPLSAFWICLSWKKLWVKILTLVSSVLSVGIIAFLFAFLAFMPLSTFPFMKGAIKDLVGWKQAAVHARQLLEEVRQETGSEEPVLLVDNWVRASRIAWYAWPLPVQVISDRVSQFDFWYGEPDSDTRGILIRDNRPVPEDGRYEKSGIVCQLRDVLNTGVDGVEVNSFQFYYCDPALK
- a CDS encoding efflux RND transporter periplasmic adaptor subunit, with protein sequence MIRKSNFSLPFVFLATVWLPGCDQTVFEPQETLRPVRFMTVSYSETGLQKKFPGVVEAAQQANLSFRVSGRLASLNVKEGSAVVGGQVVAELESVEFDIRLKDRQATYDAAKADYERAVQLIGKGAIARADVDNLKAKLSTATAQLETARHEKAHTRLRAPFNGQIAKVYVDNYEEVSAKQDVVALHDLSSLLIKVEMPESVIVNAQEERQPLRYSARFDGLGDKVFPLQLSAFAALADDSSQTYTVTFMLSDRLGSRILPGMSASVMIKQMVPAGDWLVIPAHSVQEDNDGRFVYVVEAAEAGVGVVFRRPVQTGRLLASGIEVTSGLVAGERLVTAGMSQMAEGMRVKWMEGGQ